A genomic region of Leptotrichia massiliensis contains the following coding sequences:
- the glyS gene encoding glycine--tRNA ligase subunit beta, giving the protein MNFLFEIGLEELPAQYVDKAEKDLKKIIENELKAERIKFSEIESFSTPRRVTAIIKDLAEKQDDLDKKSVGPSVEIAYKDGQLTKAGEGFVKSQGATVDDIKIIENEKGKYISIEKFIAGKNTREILPEILKNAIKKIEFEKSMKWADRTFRFVRPIKWFVTLFDNGEILPFEFEGLKGGNKTRGMRYFASQDIEINNPLDYEKIMLENFVIVNGEKRREEILKSIRENGEKDGDTAIINKYLLDEVVNVVEYPFAIKGEFSKDYLQLPKDIITITLETHQRYFPVKDKDGKLSNKFIVIRNAPEYSETVKKGNEKVVEPRLADAKFFFDEDLKNKFADNVEKLKEVTFQKDMGTIFEKVKRSEKIAEYLISELNLNDKKENIIRTVDLAKADLVSNVIGEKEFTKLQGFMGSVYAEKQGEHKDVALGIFEHYLPRYQGDELPTTVEGAIAGIADKMDTVIGCFSVGLKPTSSKDPYALRRATQGIIQVVLNSKLSFDYKELIEKAYEIFSADKKVLEKDVVKDVTEFFKQRIINVLSEKYKKDLINYEINLESNIVELDKKLSELLKLSQTENFEILINLLKRVKNIVKDEKNENLNIDSTLFELEEEKTLYNLANQLESIENTEFSNYIETLLNNASTINQFFDNVIINVDNKKLKENRIALLKKLEISIDKTINI; this is encoded by the coding sequence ATGAATTTTCTTTTTGAAATAGGATTGGAAGAATTGCCAGCACAATATGTGGATAAGGCGGAGAAAGATCTGAAAAAAATAATAGAAAATGAGTTAAAGGCTGAAAGAATCAAGTTTTCAGAGATAGAATCATTTAGTACGCCGAGAAGAGTTACTGCGATTATAAAGGATTTGGCTGAAAAACAAGATGATTTGGATAAAAAAAGCGTAGGGCCTTCGGTAGAAATTGCTTATAAGGATGGGCAGCTTACGAAAGCTGGAGAAGGGTTTGTGAAGTCGCAAGGTGCTACGGTTGATGATATAAAGATTATTGAAAATGAAAAAGGGAAATATATTTCGATTGAAAAATTTATTGCAGGAAAAAATACTAGGGAAATTTTGCCTGAAATATTGAAAAATGCGATAAAGAAAATAGAGTTTGAAAAGTCAATGAAGTGGGCGGACAGAACATTTAGGTTTGTAAGGCCAATTAAATGGTTTGTAACTTTGTTTGATAATGGAGAAATTTTACCTTTTGAGTTTGAAGGGCTAAAAGGTGGGAATAAAACTCGTGGAATGAGATATTTTGCTTCTCAGGACATTGAGATTAATAATCCGCTTGACTATGAAAAAATAATGCTTGAAAATTTTGTTATTGTAAATGGTGAAAAAAGAAGAGAAGAAATTTTGAAAAGCATAAGGGAAAATGGTGAAAAGGATGGAGATACTGCGATAATCAATAAATATTTATTAGATGAAGTAGTTAACGTGGTAGAATATCCATTTGCAATAAAAGGTGAATTTAGCAAGGATTATTTGCAGCTTCCTAAAGATATTATCACGATTACATTGGAAACTCATCAAAGATATTTTCCAGTAAAAGATAAAGACGGTAAATTATCTAATAAATTTATTGTTATAAGAAATGCACCCGAATATTCGGAAACTGTGAAAAAAGGAAATGAAAAGGTTGTAGAGCCAAGGCTTGCTGATGCGAAATTCTTCTTTGATGAGGATTTGAAAAATAAATTTGCAGACAATGTGGAAAAACTAAAGGAAGTTACTTTCCAAAAGGATATGGGAACAATTTTTGAAAAAGTTAAAAGAAGTGAGAAAATTGCTGAATATCTGATTTCAGAATTGAACTTGAATGACAAGAAGGAAAATATTATAAGAACTGTGGATTTAGCAAAAGCCGATCTTGTTTCAAATGTAATTGGAGAAAAAGAATTTACAAAATTACAAGGGTTTATGGGTTCAGTTTATGCTGAAAAGCAGGGAGAACATAAAGATGTGGCACTTGGAATTTTTGAGCATTACTTGCCACGTTATCAAGGAGATGAACTACCTACAACTGTGGAAGGCGCTATCGCTGGAATAGCTGATAAGATGGATACAGTAATTGGATGTTTTTCAGTTGGATTAAAACCAACAAGTTCTAAAGACCCTTATGCATTAAGACGTGCGACACAAGGAATTATCCAAGTTGTATTAAATTCAAAATTATCCTTTGACTACAAAGAATTAATTGAAAAGGCTTATGAAATTTTTTCGGCTGATAAAAAAGTGCTGGAAAAAGATGTTGTGAAGGATGTAACAGAGTTCTTTAAACAAAGAATAATTAACGTACTTTCTGAAAAATATAAAAAAGATCTTATAAACTATGAGATAAATCTTGAAAGTAATATTGTGGAACTTGATAAAAAATTATCTGAACTTCTGAAATTATCACAGACTGAAAATTTTGAAATTTTGATAAATCTTTTGAAACGTGTAAAAAATATTGTGAAAGATGAAAAAAATGAAAATCTAAATATTGACAGTACTTTATTTGAATTGGAAGAAGAAAAGACATTGTATAATTTAGCAAATCAATTGGAAAGTATTGAAAATACAGAATTTTCAAATTATATTGAAACATTGTTAAATAATGCATCTACGATTAATCAATTTTTTGATAATGTAATAATTAATGTTGATAACAAAAAATTGAAAGAAAATCGTATTGCATTATTGAAAAAATTAGAAATTTCTATTGATAAAACGATAAATATATAA
- the glyQ gene encoding glycine--tRNA ligase subunit alpha gives MTFQEIILTLQKFWGDKGCIISNPYDIETGAGTFNPDTFLMSLGPEPWNVAYVEPSRRPKDGRYGENPNRVYQHHQFQVIMKPSPENIQELYLESLVALGINPKEHDIRFVEDNWESPTLGAWGLGWEVWLDGMEITQFTYFQQVGGLEVDIVPSEITYGLERIALYLQNKDDVKDLEWTKGVKYGERRFQFEYELSKYSFEVADVPMHFQLFDMYEKEAQNCLNNDLVFPAYEYVLKCSHTFNNLDARGAISTTERMSYILRIRDLAKKCAEKFVEARERLGFPLLNKK, from the coding sequence ATGACTTTTCAGGAAATTATATTAACTCTTCAAAAGTTCTGGGGAGATAAAGGGTGTATAATATCAAATCCGTACGATATTGAAACAGGTGCGGGAACGTTTAATCCAGACACTTTTTTAATGTCGTTAGGTCCTGAGCCTTGGAATGTTGCCTATGTTGAGCCATCACGTCGTCCAAAAGATGGAAGATACGGTGAAAATCCCAACAGAGTGTATCAGCATCATCAGTTTCAGGTAATTATGAAACCATCGCCAGAAAATATTCAGGAACTTTACTTAGAAAGTTTAGTGGCATTAGGAATTAATCCTAAGGAACACGATATAAGATTTGTGGAAGATAACTGGGAAAGTCCTACGCTTGGAGCGTGGGGATTAGGATGGGAAGTTTGGCTAGATGGAATGGAAATTACACAGTTTACGTACTTCCAGCAAGTTGGAGGACTTGAAGTTGACATTGTTCCATCTGAAATAACTTACGGACTTGAAAGAATTGCACTTTATTTGCAAAATAAGGACGATGTAAAAGATTTAGAATGGACAAAAGGCGTAAAATATGGAGAAAGAAGATTCCAGTTTGAGTATGAATTATCAAAATACAGCTTTGAAGTGGCAGACGTTCCAATGCACTTCCAGCTTTTTGATATGTACGAAAAGGAAGCTCAAAACTGCCTAAATAACGACTTAGTATTCCCAGCCTACGAATACGTTCTAAAATGCTCACACACATTCAACAACCTTGATGCAAGAGGTGCAATCAGTACAACAGAAAGAATGTCCTACATTTTAAGAATCAGGGATTTGGCTAAGAAATGTGCTGAGAAATTTGTGGAGGCAAGGGAGAGATTAGGATTCCCATTGTTGAATAAAAAATAA
- the lspA gene encoding signal peptidase II, giving the protein MTYLVRFLQTCVNKKCEEKRMPYIIIILVLVALDQVTKQLMFNVSGGVQGFSIPIIDKFFHLTYVENHGGVFGLLQGKINLFTIASAVLIIYVIAVEYKNFKNYSKWTKIGVAVIAAGAAGNMIDRILRGYVIDMIDFRGIWAFVFNVADMYVHIGIYIIIIDYLVRKYLKNSKK; this is encoded by the coding sequence ATAACTTATTTAGTTCGTTTTTTACAAACATGTGTTAATAAAAAATGTGAGGAGAAAAGAATGCCTTATATAATTATTATTTTGGTTTTAGTTGCACTGGATCAAGTTACAAAGCAGTTGATGTTCAATGTGTCAGGTGGAGTACAAGGTTTTTCTATACCAATAATAGATAAATTCTTTCATTTGACTTATGTTGAAAATCACGGCGGAGTTTTCGGTCTATTGCAAGGAAAAATCAATTTATTTACAATAGCAAGTGCAGTTCTAATTATATACGTAATCGCTGTAGAGTACAAAAATTTTAAAAATTACAGCAAATGGACAAAAATAGGAGTAGCAGTAATTGCCGCTGGAGCTGCAGGAAATATGATTGACAGAATTCTTCGTGGATACGTAATTGACATGATAGATTTTCGAGGAATCTGGGCTTTCGTATTCAATGTAGCAGATATGTATGTGCATATTGGAATTTATATTATTATAATTGATTATTTGGTGAGAAAATATTTGAAAAATAGTAAAAAGTAG
- the ileS gene encoding isoleucine--tRNA ligase → MSENNNMEEKVDYAKTLNLPKTSFKMKANLAQKEPLTLRDWKKAEIYEKSLNEGAPFFVLHDGPPYANGDIHIGHALNKILKDIILKYKRLRGYNAPYIPGWDTHGLPIEWKIMEELGEKAKNMTPLQIRQECKKYALKWVEKQKEGFKRLGILGNWDNPYITLNSEYEAEQLKVFKEIYENGYVYKGLKPVYWSPTTETALAEAEIEYKDVESHSIYVKFEGTQDLLDKLGVEEASILIWTTTPWTLPANLGVFLHPKFDYGLYKTEKGNLVLAKELAETVFNTLGISYELLKEFKGTELEKTHYRHPFLDREGLVMLGDYVTADAGTGAVHSAPGHGADDYNYSRKYELGVLSPVDDRGHMTKEAGKYEGMFYAKASNVIVQDLTESGHLLHHSKFVHSYPHDWRSKKPVIFRATEQWFISVDESDIRENAIKALDDVEFVPSWGKNRIGSMLETRPDWTISRQRVWGVPIPLFYNRATDEVIYEPEIMDRVIEMVKKEGTDIWWKYEAKEIIGDELLEKYNLKDVDIRKERSIMDVWFDSGVSHRSVLVPRNLPRPADLYLEGSDQHRGWFQSSLLTSIASTKDAPYKRILTHGFTMDGQGRKMSKSLGNTILPKDITEKYGADILRLWVSSVDYREDVRISENILQQMSDAYRRIRNTARFLMGNLNDFDYANDKVDYNDMFEIDKWAMHKLEELKAKTTEFYDKYEFYSLFQEITYFCSMEMSSFYLDIVKDRLYCEGTTSIERRSTQTVLTEVLKVLVRIIAPVLSFTADEIWERIPESLKEEESVHLSKWIEARPEYLNKELAQKWDKIARLRREVNKKLEAERQNGLIGHSLDARVLLNIANDEYSFIKDYTENEVSDLFIVSQVKFVNDNLAESEIEGINIAVEKASGEKCERCWKYDEEVGHNHNHPDVCPRCASVLEKM, encoded by the coding sequence ATGTCAGAAAACAATAACATGGAAGAAAAAGTTGATTATGCAAAAACGCTGAATTTACCAAAGACGAGCTTTAAAATGAAAGCTAATCTGGCTCAAAAAGAACCTTTAACATTAAGGGACTGGAAAAAAGCTGAAATTTATGAAAAATCATTGAATGAAGGGGCACCATTTTTTGTGCTGCACGATGGTCCTCCGTATGCAAATGGAGATATTCACATTGGGCATGCATTAAATAAAATATTAAAGGATATTATCTTAAAATACAAAAGATTAAGAGGTTATAATGCACCATATATTCCAGGATGGGATACGCATGGTCTTCCTATCGAGTGGAAAATAATGGAAGAACTTGGAGAAAAAGCAAAAAATATGACTCCATTGCAAATTAGACAGGAATGTAAAAAATATGCTTTGAAATGGGTAGAAAAACAAAAAGAAGGATTTAAAAGGCTTGGAATTTTAGGAAACTGGGACAATCCTTATATTACTTTAAATTCTGAGTATGAAGCGGAACAGTTAAAAGTATTTAAGGAAATTTACGAAAATGGTTATGTTTATAAAGGGCTAAAACCAGTTTACTGGTCGCCTACTACTGAAACAGCTTTGGCTGAAGCGGAAATTGAGTACAAGGATGTAGAATCTCATTCAATTTATGTGAAATTTGAAGGGACACAGGATTTATTGGATAAATTAGGAGTGGAAGAGGCAAGTATTCTTATTTGGACAACAACGCCTTGGACATTGCCTGCAAACTTGGGAGTATTTTTACATCCTAAATTTGACTACGGATTATACAAAACAGAAAAAGGGAATTTAGTTTTAGCAAAAGAACTAGCTGAAACTGTATTTAACACACTTGGAATTTCTTATGAATTATTGAAGGAATTTAAAGGAACTGAACTTGAGAAAACTCATTATAGACATCCGTTCTTGGATAGAGAAGGGTTGGTAATGCTTGGAGATTACGTTACGGCTGATGCAGGGACTGGAGCAGTACACTCGGCACCTGGGCATGGGGCGGACGATTACAATTATTCACGAAAATACGAACTTGGAGTATTGTCGCCAGTTGATGACAGAGGGCATATGACAAAGGAAGCTGGAAAATACGAAGGAATGTTTTATGCAAAAGCAAGCAATGTAATTGTGCAGGACTTGACAGAAAGTGGACATTTACTGCATCACAGCAAATTTGTTCACTCGTATCCGCATGACTGGAGAAGTAAAAAACCTGTAATTTTCAGAGCGACTGAGCAATGGTTCATTAGTGTTGATGAAAGCGATATTAGGGAAAATGCTATAAAAGCACTAGATGATGTGGAATTTGTACCATCTTGGGGTAAAAATAGAATTGGTTCAATGTTAGAAACTCGTCCTGACTGGACTATTTCAAGACAAAGAGTCTGGGGTGTACCAATACCATTGTTCTACAATAGAGCGACTGATGAAGTTATCTATGAGCCAGAAATTATGGACAGAGTAATTGAAATGGTAAAAAAAGAAGGAACTGACATTTGGTGGAAATATGAAGCCAAAGAAATTATCGGAGATGAACTTTTAGAAAAATATAACTTGAAAGATGTGGATATTAGAAAAGAAAGAAGTATAATGGATGTCTGGTTTGATTCAGGAGTTTCCCATAGAAGCGTGCTAGTCCCAAGAAACTTGCCAAGACCAGCAGACTTGTACCTTGAAGGAAGTGACCAGCATAGAGGGTGGTTCCAATCTTCATTGTTGACATCGATTGCAAGTACAAAAGATGCACCTTACAAGAGAATCCTAACTCACGGATTCACAATGGATGGGCAAGGAAGAAAAATGTCTAAATCTTTAGGAAACACAATACTTCCAAAAGATATTACAGAAAAATATGGAGCAGATATTTTAAGACTGTGGGTATCTTCAGTAGATTACAGAGAAGATGTTAGAATTTCAGAAAATATTTTACAGCAAATGTCTGACGCTTATAGAAGAATCAGAAATACAGCCAGATTTTTGATGGGTAACTTAAATGATTTTGATTATGCAAATGATAAAGTTGACTACAATGATATGTTTGAAATTGACAAGTGGGCAATGCACAAACTGGAAGAATTAAAGGCTAAAACAACAGAATTTTACGATAAATACGAATTTTACAGTCTATTCCAGGAAATTACATATTTCTGCTCAATGGAAATGTCTTCATTCTATCTGGACATAGTAAAAGACAGACTTTACTGCGAAGGGACAACTTCAATTGAAAGAAGAAGCACACAGACTGTATTGACAGAAGTTCTGAAAGTGCTAGTAAGAATAATTGCCCCAGTATTGTCGTTTACGGCTGATGAAATTTGGGAAAGAATTCCAGAATCACTAAAAGAAGAAGAAAGTGTGCATTTATCAAAATGGATTGAAGCAAGACCTGAATACTTAAATAAAGAATTAGCACAAAAATGGGATAAAATTGCACGATTAAGAAGAGAAGTGAACAAAAAGCTGGAAGCAGAAAGACAAAATGGATTAATAGGGCATTCTCTTGATGCGAGAGTTCTTTTAAACATTGCCAATGATGAATATTCATTTATAAAAGATTATACAGAAAATGAAGTTTCTGACTTGTTTATCGTCTCTCAAGTTAAATTTGTAAATGATAATTTAGCAGAAAGCGAAATCGAAGGAATTAACATCGCTGTGGAAAAAGCATCTGGAGAAAAATGTGAAAGATGCTGGAAATACGATGAGGAAGTTGGACATAATCACAATCATCCAGATGTATGCCCAAGATGTGCAAGCGTTTTGGAAAAAATGTAA